A window of Juglans regia cultivar Chandler chromosome 7, Walnut 2.0, whole genome shotgun sequence contains these coding sequences:
- the LOC109021254 gene encoding protein CURVATURE THYLAKOID 1B, chloroplastic-like, translating to MRGTRCEGSDEVVTRWLGVADESSFVSEATGVGSGLRAVGRKIARNVMAMATGEAPAEVAAYELPEMVRTAQEAWDKVEDKYAVSSLAVAGAVGLWVSTGMVSAIDRLPLIPGVLELVGIGYTGWFAYKNLVFKPDR from the exons ATGAGAGGGACTCGCTGTGAGGGTAGCGACGAAGTGGTGACAAGGTGGTTGGGAGTGGCGGATGAGTCGTCTTTTGTGTCTGAAGCAACAGGCGTGGGCAGTGGCTTAAGGGCAGTGG GCCGTAAGATTGCTCGCAATGTCATGGCCATGGCCACCGGAGAGGCACCAGCAGAAGTCGCAGCGTATGAGCTGCCTGAGATGGTCAGAACAGCTCAAGAAGCT TGGGACAAAGTGGAAGACAAGTATGCAGTGTCTTCACTTGCAGTTGCTGGTGCGGTTGGATTGTGGGTCTCCACTGGGATGGTCTCG GCAATTGATAGGCTTCCTCTAATTCCTGGCGTGCTTGAGCTTGTTGGCATTGGCTATACTGGA TGGTTTGCGTACAAGAACCTGGTTTTCAAACCAGACAGGTAA